The following coding sequences lie in one Rutidosis leptorrhynchoides isolate AG116_Rl617_1_P2 chromosome 4, CSIRO_AGI_Rlap_v1, whole genome shotgun sequence genomic window:
- the LOC139845166 gene encoding probable protein disulfide-isomerase A6: MSRSSICFTLLTLALIFISSAVADVVVLTEENFEKEVGQDRGALVEFYAPWCGHCKKLAPEYEKLGASFKKSKSVVIAKVDCDEHKGVCSKYGVSGYPTIQWFPKGSLEPKKYEGARTAEALVEFINLEGGTNVKIAAVPSSVVVLNADNFQDIVLDGKKDVLVEFYAPWCGHCKSLAPTYESLAAAFKNEEDVVIANLDADNHKDLGEKYGVSGFPTIKFFPKNNKDGEDYEGGRDIDSFVTFINEKCGTSRDAKGQLTSNAGLVAELDTLVKEFVSAGNDEKKAVYAKIEEEVGKLTGSSARYGKIYVKAAKSSLSKGGDYAKNEIQRLERILAKSISPSKADEFTLKKNILSAFA, translated from the exons ATGTCGAGATCATCGATCTGTTTCACGTTACTAACCCTAGCTCTAATCTTCATATCATCGGCCGTAGCTGACGTCGTCGTTCTAACTGAAGAAAACTTCGAGAAGGAAGTCGGTCAAGATCGCGGTGCTCTTGTTGAATTCTACGCCCCTTG GTGTGGACACTGTAAAAAACTTGCTCCTGAATATGAAAAACTTGGGGCcagttttaaaaagtcaaaatctGTCGTAATCGCAAAG GTAGACTGTGATGAGCATAAGGGCGTTTGTAGCAAATATGGGGTTTCTGGTTACCCCACCATCCAGTGGTTTCCTAAGGGATCTTTGGAGCCTAAAAA GTATGAAGGTGCCCGTACTGCTGAAGCACTTGTCGAGTTTATAAATCTTGAAGGAG GGACCAATGTGAAGATCGCTGCAGTTCCTTCAAGTGTGGTGGTACTAAACGCTGATAACTTTCAGGATATTGTTTTGGATGGCAAGAAGGATGTGTTGGTCGAGTTCTATGCACCCTG GTGTGGGCATTGCAAGAGCCTTGCTCCT ACATATGAAAGTCTTGCTGCTGCATTCAAGAATGAGGAAGATGTAGTTATTGCCAATCTTGATGCTGATAATCATAAGGATCTTGGCGAGAA GTATGGTGTGAGTGGTTTCCCAACAATTAAGTTCTTCCCAAAGAATAACAAAGATGGTGAAGACTATGAAGGTGGACGGGATATTGATAGTTTTGTGACCTTCATTAATGAGAAGTGTGGTACTAGTCGTGATGCCAAGGGTCAACTTACCTCCAAT GCTGGTCTGGTTGCGGAATTGGATACCTTGGTGAAGGAATTTGTAAGTGCTGGTAATGATGAAAAGAAAGCAGTATACGCTAAGATTGAGGAGGAAGTTGGAAAGCTGACTGGATCTTCTGCAAG ATATGGCAAGATCTACGTAAAAGCTGCCAAGAGTAGTCTGAGCAAAGGTGGTGATTATGCAAAGAATGAGATCCAACGTCTCGAACGTATTCTTGCTAAG TCAATTAGCCCTTCAAAGGCTGATGAGTTTACCCTGAAGAAGAACATCTTATCTGCTTTTGCTTGA